A region from the Nostoc sp. HK-01 genome encodes:
- a CDS encoding 5'-methylthioadenosine phosphorylase: MVNPKIGIIGGSGLYKMAALKDIEEVQIETPFGLPSDAVILGTLEGTKVAFLARHGRNHTLLPSELPFRANIYAMKQLGVEYLISASAVGSLKAEAKPLDMVVPDQFIDRTKNRISTFFGEGIVAHIAFGDPICHNLAGVLAEAIASLNLPDVTLHRGGTYICMEGPAFSTKAESNLYRSWGATVIGMTNLPEAKLAREAEIAYATLALVTDYDCWHPDHDSVTVEMVIGNLQRNAVNAQKVIQETVRRLSENPPPSDAHSALKYAILTQLDKAPAATKEKLHLLLQKYL, from the coding sequence ATGGTTAACCCTAAAATTGGCATTATTGGTGGTAGCGGACTATACAAAATGGCCGCTTTGAAGGATATAGAAGAAGTGCAAATTGAAACGCCCTTTGGTTTGCCTTCCGATGCTGTGATTTTGGGGACATTAGAAGGGACAAAGGTAGCTTTTTTGGCGCGTCACGGGCGTAATCATACCCTGTTACCTTCGGAATTACCATTTCGTGCCAACATCTATGCAATGAAGCAATTGGGGGTAGAATATTTAATTTCGGCTAGTGCGGTGGGTTCTTTAAAAGCCGAAGCCAAACCATTAGATATGGTAGTCCCAGACCAGTTTATAGACCGGACAAAAAATCGCATTTCCACCTTTTTTGGGGAAGGAATTGTGGCGCATATTGCCTTTGGTGATCCGATTTGTCACAATTTAGCTGGAGTTTTAGCAGAGGCGATCGCATCTCTCAATTTACCAGATGTCACCCTACATCGTGGCGGCACTTATATCTGCATGGAAGGGCCAGCATTTTCCACCAAAGCCGAATCTAACCTCTATCGCAGTTGGGGCGCAACAGTAATTGGAATGACCAACTTACCAGAAGCCAAGTTAGCTAGAGAAGCCGAAATCGCCTACGCAACCTTAGCATTAGTCACCGATTACGATTGTTGGCATCCAGACCATGATAGCGTCACCGTTGAGATGGTCATTGGTAACTTGCAACGCAACGCAGTCAACGCCCAAAAAGTAATACAAGAAACTGTCCGCCGTTTGAGTGAAAATCCCCCACCCAGTGACGCACACTCAGCATTGAAATACGCCATTTTGACTCAATTAGATAAAGCACCCGCAGCAACAAAAGAAAAATTACATTTGTTATTGCAAAAATATTTATAA
- a CDS encoding MscS mechanosensitive ion channel, translated as MNILIILGEVIFLIIIFLLFNWLIGIIFKQVAKASWMQRKTENITFLRRSIGRIFMLIAVVLCLALVGVNGIIIYRGGNVQEFQLNLIRSLPTQFWINLCTASLKTITLLLLVKFTVPPLSQGIDWICDYAKKVDQIKANDESVEAFFQTLKRIIIHSIWISSAILCADFLYLPAVITKYLFIALKIYLTISVGLLIVKAVATIVDTLDALSLKFSNSNNLLRLYERLRHLIPLFKKCLEYVLYVGIVNLVLPEIEPIAWISAYTPRIVQIIGVFFISNVLIEVAYFILDEFYLRTTDSNDSQRQKRLTLIPLIRSFAKYFIYFTGGVTILKLIGIDPAPILAGAGIVGIAVGLGAQNLINDVVCGFLILFENYYLVGDYVEAGKMEERCVEGIVEAIELRTTHVRHPDGQLQIIRNGDIGSIINYSKQYIYARVEVSVSYNSNLDHVYRVVEKVGQQLKLDEQDVIEPTRVAGIEHFGEDNLLLLTLTKVKPGKHLHIQRVLRKILMDAFNQEEIEICGFAKN; from the coding sequence ATGAATATACTAATTATCCTGGGTGAAGTCATATTTTTAATCATCATTTTCTTGCTGTTTAACTGGCTGATTGGCATAATCTTCAAGCAGGTTGCTAAAGCTTCTTGGATGCAGAGAAAAACTGAAAATATCACCTTTTTGCGCCGCAGTATTGGCAGAATTTTCATGCTGATTGCTGTGGTGCTATGTCTGGCGCTGGTTGGTGTGAATGGAATCATAATTTATCGCGGTGGCAACGTTCAAGAATTTCAACTTAATCTGATTCGCAGTCTTCCTACTCAATTTTGGATTAATTTATGTACTGCAAGTTTAAAAACTATCACTTTGCTATTGCTAGTTAAATTTACCGTACCACCTTTAAGCCAAGGGATAGACTGGATTTGTGACTACGCCAAGAAAGTTGATCAAATCAAAGCTAATGATGAGAGTGTTGAAGCTTTTTTTCAAACATTAAAAAGAATTATTATTCATAGCATCTGGATATCTTCTGCTATTTTATGTGCTGATTTTTTGTATCTGCCAGCAGTTATTACTAAATATCTTTTTATTGCCTTAAAAATTTATCTCACTATCTCAGTTGGTTTACTCATTGTCAAAGCAGTTGCCACTATTGTTGATACTTTAGATGCGCTCAGTCTAAAGTTTTCTAATTCTAACAATTTACTGCGTTTATATGAACGTTTACGCCACTTAATTCCTTTATTCAAAAAATGTTTGGAATATGTTCTCTATGTAGGTATAGTAAATCTGGTTCTGCCAGAAATAGAACCAATCGCTTGGATAAGTGCTTATACTCCGAGAATTGTGCAGATTATTGGAGTTTTCTTTATTAGCAACGTTTTAATAGAAGTCGCTTACTTTATTCTGGATGAGTTCTATTTAAGAACTACAGATAGCAATGATTCACAGCGACAGAAACGGCTAACACTCATTCCCTTAATTCGCAGTTTTGCCAAATACTTTATCTATTTTACTGGCGGAGTAACTATACTCAAGCTGATTGGTATTGATCCTGCGCCAATATTAGCAGGTGCAGGAATTGTGGGGATAGCAGTTGGGCTGGGGGCGCAAAACCTAATTAATGATGTTGTTTGTGGATTTTTGATTTTATTTGAAAACTATTATTTGGTGGGAGACTATGTTGAAGCTGGAAAGATGGAAGAAAGATGTGTAGAAGGAATTGTCGAAGCTATTGAACTGCGAACAACTCATGTTCGTCATCCTGATGGTCAATTACAAATTATTCGCAATGGAGATATAGGTTCAATTATCAACTATTCTAAGCAATATATATATGCCAGGGTAGAAGTTAGTGTTTCTTACAACTCCAATTTAGATCATGTATATAGAGTAGTGGAAAAGGTAGGACAGCAGTTAAAATTGGATGAACAAGATGTCATAGAACCCACGCGAGTAGCAGGAATAGAACATTTTGGTGAGGATAACTTATTGTTGCTGACGTTGACAAAAGTTAAGCCAGGAAAACACCTGCATATTCAGCGCGTTCTGCGTAAGATATTGATGGATGCTTTTAATCAGGAAGAAATTGAAATTTGCGGTTTTGCTAAAAACTGA
- a CDS encoding carotenoid oxygenase codes for MPTISQKLTTKAWAGAIAKPATEFPLTQLPVIFGKIPNGLRGTLYRNGPGRLERGGKLMGHWFDGDGAILAVHFTDAGASAVYRYVQTSGYQEETAAAKLLYGNYGMTAPGAFWNQWLKPVKNTANTSVIALPDKLLALWEAGKPYALDLQTLETHGEDDLGGLNQGFSYSAHYKRDKQTGEIFNFGVTPGLNGKLNLYKSDSTGKITQKATYSLNGLPILHDFVLAGQYLVFCIPPVRLNILPVLLGTSYSDALEWQPQLGTQILVFDCQTLSLVSRGETEPWYQWHFANGYLDASGSVIVDIAQYKDFQTNQYLKEVSTGQTHTPAESTLTRIHLQPETGKVTSIEQVLDRHCEFPNVPQQNVGQISRYTYFASFQKGTDISQELLNAIARFDHHTEILTEAKFPDNFYPSEPLPAQDTQNPNQSWVMTVVYDGNSHSSEVWIFDSDRLDEEPVCKLRLPSVIPPSFHGTWNQA; via the coding sequence ATGCCTACCATCAGTCAAAAATTAACAACAAAAGCTTGGGCAGGTGCGATCGCAAAACCTGCAACAGAATTTCCGCTGACCCAATTGCCAGTTATCTTTGGTAAAATCCCCAATGGCTTACGCGGCACACTCTACCGTAATGGGCCTGGACGGCTAGAACGTGGCGGAAAGCTGATGGGACATTGGTTTGATGGAGATGGGGCAATTCTCGCTGTTCATTTTACCGATGCTGGAGCCAGCGCAGTTTATCGCTACGTACAAACTTCTGGTTATCAAGAAGAAACCGCCGCCGCTAAACTGCTTTACGGTAACTATGGTATGACTGCACCAGGAGCCTTTTGGAATCAATGGCTCAAACCAGTGAAAAACACTGCCAATACTTCGGTGATAGCCCTTCCAGATAAACTTTTAGCACTGTGGGAAGCTGGTAAACCCTACGCTTTAGATTTGCAAACTTTAGAAACCCACGGTGAAGATGATTTAGGAGGGTTAAATCAAGGATTTAGCTATTCTGCACATTATAAGCGCGACAAGCAAACAGGGGAAATTTTTAACTTTGGGGTCACTCCTGGATTAAATGGCAAACTCAATCTTTACAAGAGCGATTCCACTGGGAAAATTACCCAAAAAGCAACATACTCTCTGAATGGATTGCCAATATTGCATGATTTTGTGTTAGCAGGACAATATCTTGTGTTTTGCATTCCGCCAGTGCGGTTGAATATTTTGCCTGTACTGTTAGGCACAAGCTATAGTGATGCACTAGAGTGGCAACCTCAACTAGGAACTCAAATTTTAGTTTTTGATTGCCAGACATTATCTCTGGTGAGTCGTGGTGAAACCGAACCTTGGTATCAATGGCATTTTGCCAACGGTTATTTAGATGCTAGTGGTTCAGTGATTGTAGATATTGCTCAATACAAAGACTTTCAAACCAACCAATATCTAAAAGAAGTATCTACAGGTCAGACTCATACCCCTGCTGAAAGTACACTGACAAGAATACATCTTCAGCCCGAAACTGGCAAAGTCACGAGTATTGAGCAAGTGCTAGACAGACATTGCGAGTTTCCCAATGTACCACAGCAAAATGTCGGGCAAATCTCCCGGTATACATATTTTGCCTCATTCCAAAAAGGTACAGATATTAGCCAAGAACTATTAAATGCGATCGCCCGCTTTGATCACCACACTGAAATCCTGACAGAAGCGAAATTTCCAGACAATTTCTATCCTTCAGAACCATTACCTGCTCAAGATACCCAAAACCCCAATCAAAGTTGGGTAATGACAGTTGTATACGATGGTAATTCTCATAGTAGTGAAGTTTGGATCTTTGATAGCGATCGCCTCGACGAAGAACCCGTTTGCAAACTGAGATTACCAAGTGTCATTCCTCCAAGTTTCCACGGAACTTGGAATCAGGCTTAA